tgcttATATACAACTATGGTCTAAGCATTTACATAGCATGTGATATGTTCATAAGTAAAATGAACTGTTGTTTTTCGAGAGTAGTACTAAGATGAATTACCCAATAGTTTTCCTGTTccacaaatttcatatttacacaCGCAGCCTTTTATATATGGACGcgtatatatgtttgtataggacatgcatgtgtatatatatctgcAGAAGCCTGTACTTGTGCATGTATATGTTTTCATGAGTGAAGTGACTGATGATTACATCCTGTTGCAGTAAATCCATTGTTGAGATATGATTATGTAATAAGTTACTTGGAAGGCTGAAATTGTCGAGATTTGATTTAAGTAGTAAGTTTCCACGTTCCCAAAAAAGATAGTGCCCATATAGTTTATGGCATTTGTTTAGATCTTTAAAGTTCATTTCATTGGCAAACATAATTGTTTCACATTCATTTGTATATTATGTGAGTTATGAGAGGATTAAGTGATTAACATAGTGTAGTCCATTACCCTTTTAAGCATGTACTTTCCACTGTATAGCTATAAACCATAGATAGTATCGGTACTAAGTGACAAGTAtagctaaattttaaattacatatCAAATGTGTTATATGGGAGTCATTGTTTTTCTGGCTTACTTCAAAGCCTTAAAATTTTCCATTACTTGCACACTCCTGCAGGCATTAGCTTGCATAATTTCCCAGAGGGTATGGCTGTGTTTCTTGGATCAATCAAGgtatcataattttttgaagTTCACAAGGTTTaaactcaaaataattatatttcatgcataattttgataattaagCCGACAAATTTTGAGGTGCTTTTGTCAGTTCATCTACTAGCTGTCTTTGATTCTTTGAAGACATAAGATTTTCATAATCCTCTAAGTTTCATGAACTATGGTATGTCAATTAAAGACATAATATGTTTGAACAAAACCATATAGATTTTTGATAATGTGTTACATAAAAACAAGCCTTTATCATCTTCCAATAAAATTGTGTAATAAGTTTTGATCAATCTCTTATGACTATAGAATGATGATGAACGTATCAAATGCTAAGTCACCTTGGTGATGGTTATCATGCTCTCCTTTATGCGGGACCCAAGCCAGCTTCCTTGATGTCATTTCCAATTTGTTATTGATGACTTTGTGGGACTGTCTAGAGATTGGAAGGCCTTGATTAATCACTGTAGTGTTTCTGCTACTTTGTGTACTGCAGAAGCCCCCATTTACTATATTTCTGTGGTTCCTATTAACTTTAGAAAGCATAATGACAATGACTTACAGACTGTAACTGAATAGCTAAACATCTTTATTCTGGTgctatttaattaaatgttttttgtttacaaataataaattgtagGGTCTCCGGGTTGGTCTGAACTTGGCACTGGCCATTGCTTTGCACAACATCCCAGAGGTATTACATGTCATTTCCAGTCTGATGATATATGAGATTTTATTATGATGTGAATTTGCTTTTGCTGATCAATCTACacattacatatttctttaaCTTTGGTAGTAAAAATTTCTTCTAATGTGTAAAACTTCTCccaaaattttaatgatataaagtGCCAAACAGAACATGAGCCTTGTTAAGGCAACTAACCTAGCTCCACCAGTTTCTCTATTGACTTTTGAGGTGCAGACTTATATAAAAACGAAGGAAGTGTACTTTGTTCTAACTTCgcctaatatatttattttactcCTTATTCAGGGTGTCGCTGTTGCGCTTCCTGTCTATTTTGCAACGAATAGGTAAGTCTTTTTGCTTTATGCTTAATCATAAGATTATATGATATTTGCGGTCATTCATTTGTGTTTGTGCCTCAGTAAATGGCAAGCATTCAAACTGGCAACAATTTCTGGGCTTGCTGAGCCCTTGGGTGTAATTATAGTAGGTAGGTTTTCTCATTGCATACTAGGCTGCCTACCAttacaatttataaaaagagagagagatacTAGAAATGATGATTTTACACAGCCACGTTTGGTTTTTTGCATTTGTTGAACCTCATTTTCATATCATTATATTGAATGAACTGCAGCCTATCTCTTTCCGTCTAGCTTAAATCCTGAAATTCTTGACGGATTACTGGGAGCAGGTACTTacagccccccccccccccccccccccccacaaaaaaaaaagaaaaaagaaaaaactcgACACACTATAAATTGATGTATTAACATTTGTTTTGGTGATTTGCTCATTCAGTTGGTGGGGTGATGGCTTTTCTAACCTTGCATGAGATGCTGCCGCTAGCATTTGATTATGCTGGGCAAAAGCAAGCTGTGAAGGCTGTGTTCTTTGGAATGGCTTTCATGTCTGCCAGGTAATCTTTTTACTCTGTATTgatgattaaaaataataatttccatGCAATCTCAATTTCATCTGTCAGTCCTttatggataataattttaattgaaaatcagGAAAGAATCAGCTCGAATGAAATTTGCATAGGCTATTACTTTCCTTATACTTTTCTGTAGTTTCTTCTCATTTCCTTTGTTTCGAGCTGCTTCTGCCGCAATTTCTCCTGAACTTTCTGTTTCACCTTTGCAGCTTGTATTTCCTTGAGCTCAGCTTGCCTGCAGAGATGAGCTTATAGTCATCGCCTCACATTGTAGTATTGTACATTTCGTGGGCCTGATGATGATGTCTCCCTGCAGATTTCCTGTATTGATCTCGCAGCTCTCAAACACGCTAAACTGATCTTGCTTAAATgatccacaaaaatatagttcttgtaagattttataattttcatcaaCATAGCGATATAGTTTCTATCATTCCTTCGACCCATCATACCAAAGAAATGAAGATGGGAAGCATCGAAAATGTACAGACTCTTGAATTGTTATTAAGCTTAATGTTGTTTCCTCAGTTAAATTCGATTTCTATCTGCATGTTGCCTCAGTCGATCACTTGATTCAGCTTTGTTTGCCTTTGCTTGCTGGAAATGATCTGTATCCtctattcaaataaaatttaaaatctttatACGATATTTGCGCCACTGAGTAAAGAGAAAACTCAAATGAGTATAGGAAAGGGGAATGAAATTGGTGATTTAATTAAAGGGTCATATTCTCTACCAACCGATTGCCGGGAAGGGGTTATATGACACACTGTATGAGGGACGTTAGATTTAGATTTCAAGGGCTCAGATCCAATATTGAGTTTTTAATGTATCCGCGGAGGAAATTGGAGGGAAGGAATTTTTTATTGTCAAAAAACAAGTTAAGAGCTATGTGGTGACTCTTaattttgaggagagaggagagagaaataaGAGGTTTTTAGTGATTTACAGAGCCACTAAGAGTATCTCCaatggcgttggctataatcattAGCTAAATGGGAGCTGTAAGACATtaggtaaaatttgttgaacctgtaagacattttgtttcaatggtattgactatattggttggctctaatttaaaaatagtatgttattaatattttagattgttataatagaatatatcagttcgatatggtaataaataatgtgcaatcttcctacagatttcttacagacctgtaaaggttcgacaaatatagtcatccatagaaggttggctaaaattatagataacagtTTCATGTGGTTGGGGTGTGCTTTTTTCAACATAttagctatattttttatatatggtaTGCCAACTCAATTTTAACCTAAGAGTTTTGTaagattggagatgctctaagagtctattggagcaattttatttcttctcaaatttcaaattaagaGTCTAAATGAAGAATCTCTCGGATATGCTCTTGATAACAAAACCTTTGTACATTAAAAATCTCTTTTTTTGCCCTTGTTCATCTTGGGTTTATGTGAAACAAGGACCTCAAAAATAACATGGGCCAATGGTCATGCATGCCCATAGCATAGCTAAATATTTACATGGAGTATAAATATAACCTTTATATGTGGTGCTTATACAGTAATGCAAATTGCAGATATATGTTCGAACTACAATTGCAAAGTTAAATCCCTTTTCATTCAATCAAGTTCTCATTCTACCATAATTTGATCTCTTTAAGTAATCCCAAAAGagaaatataacaaaaatagtGCCACGTATCCCAATttttgtttctaattttttttccaaatgacGTGCCAGATTACTCATTTTAATTGGAGAATTGAACCAatcacaagttgccaactagatttgaaaaaaatattgagaatACTTTTTGGGGTACCTAGCATTTCCCATATAACAATCATAGTTTTGTTGGCATTCCCAGTTTCTCCTCTGAACATCAGCTACACAACTTAGCTTCTGTCTTAACATTGTATATTTACACATAAACCCAAGATGAACAAGGGCTATATATACAAGTCATACAATTGCTTGCTTAAATTAGAAGTGAACTAGGAATAAGAAATTCAAAATTGATATTCTAGAATATAACAAAGAAAATCTTCCAGGTACAGTTCAACAGTTAactaaaaaaaagagaaatctTTGAGATACATACGGGAAATGATCTCTCATCACAAACTTGAAAACGAATTGTAATTCTAGCAAAATACCATACAACTGTTCCAGATCGTAACAAGTCGATTAGATAATACCAATCTTGTTTGCAACATCCAATGCATCATAGTCAGGAGTCAACCTAACATAGGCTTTCTTGGTTCCGTCTGGCCTGGAATACAACAAATGAAAGTTCTTTTTAACACATTCCTCTTATGGCAAAAACACAACAAAGAAGACCACCAGAGTTAACTAGCACC
This genomic window from Daucus carota subsp. sativus chromosome 7, DH1 v3.0, whole genome shotgun sequence contains:
- the LOC108192259 gene encoding zinc transporter ZTP29 encodes the protein MDSQVLVALALSLVGGMSTSLGALFVVLNETPNLKMLGLLQGFAAGLMLSISFFDLAHNAINSIGFLKGNLWFFGGVIFFAIIASFIPEPTLSPTSDSKSKKKNSTGGSKDMRKHRRQVLFSGIITAVGISLHNFPEGMAVFLGSIKGLRVGLNLALAIALHNIPEGVAVALPVYFATNSKWQAFKLATISGLAEPLGVIIVAYLFPSSLNPEILDGLLGAVGGVMAFLTLHEMLPLAFDYAGQKQAVKAVFFGMAFMSASLYFLELSLPAEMSL